atcaACGTtgcaatatttcacatttctcatattcaaatttcaatatctgTATTGTAGTATTTACATTACAAtactcacattctcatattctcatatcagtattcacatatcattattctcattgcagcATTATCCTTGCAAtcttcacattttcaatattcacaactcatttcatcatttcaatggaATTTCTTCAGTTCAAtgctcatttcatctcataaatacatatacacatctcATTTCACGTAATTCACATTTCTCAACAAAACATTTTCATATCTTAACTCACCTCTAACAATTTGTGGGCAGGTTTTTTCAGGGCTAAATAATgcaaaaatgatcatttattaataaggaaggggagaccaaatgactctcggttctggaaatcaattatggccaccattccagaagttatggataatgttaaaattttggtgagaggtgggaactcttctttttggttcgataggtggctgtcatcaggcccgttatctatgagcactgaggatattttgaacaagaaactatgtattaaggattgctggctaaaaaataattggaactctgatttagtattAGAATTGGTTAGTGCCGATAAAACAAGGAAAATTTTGCACCACGTGCTGACGgataaaagtgggcaggatatttttgtctagaTGCCTGCCCCTgatggtaatttttctacaaaaatggcttgggaggcaatgaggagtagaagtgataattttgtgtggaatgactggttttggcattctttattgcccaaaagaatctcaatgtatttatggagagtctggtttagatgcttcactgtagatgatagaattcaggtcaaaggaatatcgatggcttcggttTGTGATTGCTGCTTTCAGAGAagccaggaaaacattgatcatattctttctttaggtgaggtggcttcagaAGTTTGGCGTTGGGCTAGTgtggcgttggggattcctttccaacgatcccttccctagaaaaacaaaatggcaaattggttccactatgctaaaaaaatcgtctattaaaggtattttaattgggctgattccgtgtttgattaagtggtgcctttggaatcgaagatgtaaagtgagaatggaaggagtttatcaaagtgcagatcagatgtggagaagtgttcgattctgggtttgttttattgctgagagcaccaattcttttcaaaaatttaagaagtcggacattaagattttgaatgagttccaaattaagcatcagggaatTTGCAACGGGCctaaaaaattatttcgtgggttaaacctcaaGTAGAGtgaataaaacttaattgtgatgggagttgtaggggcaatccaggtacttcaggaggtggaggaattattcgggattgtcatGACACGGTAAAAGCGggtttttcaagttattttggcaatggtacaaataatagtgcggaattaaaagcaatcagggaaggaattcgtttgtacAAACATTtacattattttaatatgattattgaaagtgacttgcGAATTGTAGTTGGTTAACTTtgaaaaggtagatgtactttgtggtatctttgagaattttgggaggaactcgtggtggagttagaaggagtgaacgtcatggtgatgcatcaatatagggaagataATAGTGCGGctaattttcttactaaagaaggagaaatgggaaacagtGTAATCTACGAAGAATAACACCTTTTACCACCTTATttgaaaggtattcttcggatggataggtagggtctcgtttccgttcgtcgttagttcgaatttagagtttcgtttggtgtattttgttttgattttggttgtgtttatgtttttatcttctttgttagttatgtttagttttgttgtcctagtttgatttgttgtcctagtttggttggttgctaGTTTGGAAGGGTTTTtctgtactctcccttttgttttatcttgtaaccacgatattcctctaccaaaagtgaggatatattaataattaaatggaggtgccaccctcttttagtaaaaaaaaaaatattcatcatttctcaaaagatatacATTTTCTaatacatttcactttcatcatttttccccatttcaaatctcatatctcaattcacatttcataatctcatatttctcaaggtaaatcatttaacctagTTTAAAACATttcacaatataaatcatatgtcatacaaatttcatctaatatttcatatcataataaatttcaggtaaaatattataataccaTTTTCAAATAATAGCCcaatcagtatttctcaaaattgactattataatttattcccgtTACCTGGCTTACAAAGATTTCGCTAAAACACCCAATTTCTATGCCCCTTGGCGTTCGCAGCGTAAAAACCtacaattcacattttccccaaattatttCACACAACTCCCAGaataattttcatttaacatttcttaggttccgtatactccaaattaacttaaaaactctaaaatacaccacttaccctggttttgagaTGGTGCCCCAGAACCCCAACTTAAAAATATACTCCGCATAGGTTGtaaggaatcttcctaggaaccctgtggtggttcttgatcatcaATCCGGGCTTTAACGAAATCAAAATCAAAGGAAGAATGGAAGGGGTTCCGTGGGTTtgcatgaggagagagagagagagagagagagagagagagagagagagagagagagagtttttgttttgatttttagaaaatgCCTCGTGTGATCTCCATATAATGCCCACTATAGAGAAAACCGTTGCCAATTTTCTCTAACCCTCAGAAAATCGTCGCTGGTTTTCTATTTAATCGGCTCAATTTTACTGTTTACCCATTACTGTTCTACGGTAACTTTccaaaatcgtcgccgattttatGTCTCCTCTaaaaaaccgtcgccgattttctcctttCCTAACTAAAAACCacttttttcaatttattttattattttatttttctgagtCTTTATAATTATGCTCAGTAGGGTAagggtgcttttctaaaaatgattttgtacaaaataaaaatacaaacatttgatattcattatgcaaatcaaagcaagaatgtatttctccaatataatatttaccatggaaatatatggagaaatatcaaagcaaactcccaaaatgattttcaaagtgaaaaggaAATGAGAGAGTTAATGCCTTGAATGAAAAACAAAATGCCTATAAAAattactctcttgtaaaaattatttacatataaatgaaagagagttttagAGAGTAAAAGATTTGTCCCAAGAAAAGAGTTTTGCGGTAAAAACGTGTTCTAggagaactttgattaggataaaattagagcGAAAAGTTGGCTAATCAAAATTATtaatctaagttatgaaaggggtatttatagtttttataCAAAATGTGACCGTTGGGGAAAAATTAggaattttggaaatgttttaattgagttttaaccctaattaccctgCTTAAAAattggcaacccaagaggttcggtcgcccgatcctTAGGGACGGTCGCCTGAAcagaaacaaagaaaaaagatactttttcaagttcgggtgctcgagggaaggtttgggtggctgggccaaggcgatttttcaaacacttgaggtttggttgcccgacAAGTGGTTCGATTTGCCGAAACTCACAATTTCGGTCGCTCGAGCCTATTTTGAattacaagttcggtcgccctCGAACAGTAGGAAAAGTTAACTTTAAGGTTCGTTTGACCATGGTCAGTTAGTTCAAGTATGGTTCGGTCGGCCGAGCcttagtcaacttgttgacttcttactagttcggtcgaccgaaacatttatAACctcctaggttcggtcgcccgaagcacTTTCAAAGTAGATTTAGGTCCagattttgattaaaagtttTCTTTTTTTCATATAGGTATGACATTTTAGTTCAagagatttttcatgaaatgtttaaggacctaaggtcagtctaagacatagacttttaaattaagcccaaaaaatctaACGTCAATCGACCGAAGGTCGATTGAAGTCtaccctaaggtcaaactatggcaTTTGGTTCCCTACAGTTAGTCTACGGTTCTGTCTGagcattcaattcatatcatgcaaatacatgcattattatagaccaaaatataaaaacttaaatgcattacaaatacaaatcaaatatgttTCCTTCTTTTGCTCTAAAGACTCCATGGAAAACGCTAAGTTTTATGCGCTTTAAGTGCTAGCTGGCGTCCACTTTCTATCCCTTATATGTGACCTAAATTATGACCTATTCAAgtactaagtacacacataagacacttttgtttgtcaacatcaaaacagaaatCGAATTTAAAAAGCCAACAATAACTTTCGTAGCCCATTCATCTTATGTGTCACAAAAGGAATAAATTTATACCTTCAAAAAAAACATTTCTTttacttaaataattataaaatcattccaACCACTCAATCATataataacattaatatatatatatatatatatatatatatatatatttactatcacaaCAAACGTTCTGCATCGTCAGACTTTATTAACCAAGGTGTACCACACTTACATCGTTATaccttaaaaataaataaggtTACCGTGCCTTGATTCATGAACTAAAATTAATGGAACATGAATCTTTAATCACAATCGAAAATCATAAGTTTCTACAACTTTGTCTCTAATACCACATGTAAGTTTAGACACACATGATAAACATGATCTATACGTATTAATAACATGATTTATACGTCTTAATTTTAAGAACCTTCGAAACTTATAGTTTTACACAACAAACGTTAAAAGAAAATCATACCTTGATCCTTAGCCTTCAAGTATATATCCTTAGACTTTGTTTCTATCTCACAACCTTACGCTTCCTTATGCTCTATCTTAATTTGATGAAAATCTTAGCACAAGCTTTCTAGGCTGAGATAGAACCAGCCCCAACCTCCTTTATATATTCATCACTTCCATCAATTGATTAATTAAtatacataatttatcataattatagacttctcatattccgagatataattaaattttacTTATTATAATATGTTCACATTTCTATAAATTTTGATTATGGTCATATTATGAATTATATATGTTGAGGCATTATGTATGACCTCATCTATGGAATGTTGAGATTGTTGTGTTGCATTTGGAGACATTCTAACATTAATTTCAATTGATATTTTGATGTATGCCTCATTTGTGAAACATAGAGACATTATGATTTAGTCTCATCATGGTATATTTCAGAGATATTTTGGTATTGGTCTTGGTTGGCTTCTATGAGAAGTATATGCATCTTGAAGAATGTTGAGATTATTGGAAACATTTTGGCTTAGCCCCATTATGTGATGTACCGATACATCTTTGTTAAATATTGATGAGCTTCTTTGAAGTTGGAGCATCTTGGATAAGTCCTCAGACCATTTGCAAAGCAGGCATGTTGGTCACGAGATTGTGCATGTTTTTACAGTGTAATATTAGTATCCCCTTAGGTATGTATATTTGCATTATTGGATATGCATGATTTCATTATAGACATTTGTATATGGTTACGAggttgtgtgtgttttgacttgTATGATGTTAGTATCCCTATAGGATATGACTTTTTACATAGTTGGATATGCATGATCTCATGTTGGAtcattatgttaaatagtgcttGCTCATGTTCGTCACatattgtatatttttagtatggagattttttttttttttttttactttctctATAAAAATTTAACTATCTTGTCCAAGCAAGAGCTTGTTAGAATTTTTGTGTACTTATATAACATGTTTTACAAAACTCGGACTAAATGAATATACGACATTTTTCAAGCATGGATTAATAAGTTAAAGGTAAGCGATCACCATATTATGATTATGGGTCTAAAATACAAGTCCATGAGATTTTAAATGTGTGGACTTGTTTGCATAAGGAGCTCGTGATGGGTAGGATTTTCTTACTATAGTATGAGCAACACGAAGAGGTCTTGCCCCCACCATGATTTCAGTGTGGTTCCCTATCAAGTTGCAGAAATAGGAAGGGAAAAGTGTAATAACCTCTCCTCAATTTTGTGACACTCTTTAGACCTTCACGATGGAACCCATGGGTACACGTTCTAAATCAATGCCTATTTCATGTACACATGCATGTGATAGAAGACTAAGGTGATTGTtttattgtattaaaatttatcaaaaatcaactaaaatttaaatccaaaattgAAACTCATGAAgttgaaaatataataaaaggGAAAAtgtttattaataaaattaatattcaataaaaacacAAACACTTATAAGGACGAATGAAGTCGGGGGGAGCTATGTCTCCTTCGTTCACTCTCCTTTTGCCACATGCATACATGACCATAATGAACCATAAAAGtctataaaaaataaagagaCATTCATCTCACTTGAGATTTGACAAAAGATAAAAACCTCTCTTGAGGTTTTAAAGATACATACCTCTTTTACAGTTTATAAAAAAGATTCaaatttttcttaatatttttttaaaaaaatataagaaaatatttatactttgacaaattttaagaaaattttctatatatattttttaaaaatttaaaattcttaaaagctCATAAAAACTTTAGACAAGTCTTTTGGCCTCCAAAATAACGCGACTCAGTATAATAGTTGGGTTTCAAAAACTTGCATCCATTCAGTTATTCATTCATTTATGAACATTTATTCACGACGTTGTTTTTGAGTAAGGCCTCGTTTGGAGGGTGACCAAATTGTAGTACGCCCCCTTAGGCCCCTTCGCCAGCAACGAGGAGTGAGTCCCCTTCTCCACCACCTTTCCCCCCCTCTCCAACACCGCTATCGTATCGCAATTCTGAATAGTACTCAACCTGTGCGCCACCACCACGCTTGTCCTCCCCACCATCACCCTCTCCAGCGCCTCCTGCACCACCTTCTCTGATCGCCCATCCAGTGCGCTCGTCGCCTCGTCCAGCAAAAGCACCGTCGGCTTCTTCACTATCGCCCGAGCTATCGCTATCCTCTGCTTTTGCCCCCCCGATAGCTGCAACCCCCTGTCCCCGCACCACGTGTCGTACCCCTTCTCTAGCCCCGCTATGAAATCGTGAGCGTTCGCCGCCCTCGCCGACTCCACGATCTCCGCCTCGTCCACCTTCTCCGACGCCCCGTACGCTATGTTCTCCCGTATGGTCCCGGCGAACAGCGTCGGCTCTTGGCTCACCAGCGCTATGTGTTTCCTCAGAGACCTCAAATGGTACGACCTCAAATCTCGACCGTCGATCTTGATCGATCCTCTAATCGGGTCGTAGAATCTCTCGATTAGACCGATGATAGTTGACTTCCCCGACCCGCTTTGACCCACCAACGCTGTTGATTTCCCGGCTTCGATTTTGATCGAGAACCCACTGAAAACGATGACGTCGGGCCTGGCCGGGTATGCGAAGTGCACATCGCGGATCTCCACCTGCCCCGTTATCTTCTCGGGTTTATAACCTTCCGGGTCGTCGGGTTCGATTTGGGTGTACCGGTCAAGAACTGCGAAAACCGACCCGACTGCGTCCGACCCCTTGGCAAGATCCGAAGTCATGCTTCCGGCCTCGGCTATGGCCCGGCCCGTGCTAACCAATATCATGAATGTCTGGAGGAGGGCTTTGGAGGTGATGTGGCCGTGGGCTATGAGTTTGCCGCCGTACCAGAAGTCGAGGGCCCAAGTGCAGAGCATGAGGCCCTGGGAGGCTCCGAGCCCGAACCCAGTGTACCAGGACTGTCGGGCGCCCTCCCGGCGCGGGCCTTCTTGGACTTGGGCCAGCATTTTGAGGATTCGGGATTGGGAGGAGAAGGCGGTGACGATGCGGAGGTTGGAGACGGCTTCGGCGGCGAGCTTGCTGCTTTCTTCTTGAGCCTTGATGGCCTTCTGGGACATGCTCTTCATGAGGACTCGCCGGGCGTAGAAGCAGATGATGATGAGGGGCTGCACTGCGATCATCACCAGCGCCAGTCTCCACGCGATCACCAGCCCCATCGTGCATGCTATGATCACCGCCGACGCGGTTTGGACCAGGAGCGCCGTTCGATCACCCACCAGTGATCTTACCTGCACAAAAATGTCACATGTGAAATTAAAGATCATGCATGATCGATTTCCCAATCGTTCTTTTTGTTTCTAGTTCTTGGAGCAAAATTAATTAAGATGCTTACAAGGTTCGCATCTTTGGCAAGTCGAGAGCAGATGGCGCCGCTGGAATTTTCATCCTGGTCGAACCACCCGACCTCGAAGGTGAGCATTTTGGAGAGCATCCGCTCTCTGATCCTCTTCGTCAGGTACTCTCCCATGGCGCCGAAGCTGTAATGCTGCCCTATGTTCACCAGGAGGGAGAAGATGGCCAACCCCAAAAAGCAAAACGAATAAATCATCGTCTGCTCCTTTATCTTCTGGTGTTCCACCAAGAAAAACACCGATATCATCGACCCCATCGTGAATGCGTAGATCGGCTGCACCGCCCCGAACAGCACCGCACACCAACACCCCACCGTCGCCAGCTTCCACTCCGGCAGGTTCAACAACAGCAGTCTCCAGAACGACGGCACCGGCAGCGGTTCCTCTGCGCGACCTTCGTCTGGGTACGAAGCTTGACTCGCCGCTGCGACAGAGTTTGCGGAGCTGGACCTGCTAGCCATCGAGATCCGGCGGCTGCTCTCGGAGCTCGCCGCCGAGTGCCGGCGGCTACTAGTGCTTCTGGCGAAGGAGGCGGCGGCGTGGGTAATGTCGTCGTCGTTGGAGGGAGAATTTTGTGGGGGTTCGTTTTGTTGGAGGCGGACGAGGGAGTTGTAGAGGCCGTCTGGGATCTGGGTCAACTCGTCGTGGGAGCCGATCTCGGCGACTCGGCCGTTCTGGACGACGGCGATGAGATGGGCGTTGCGGATGGTGGAGAGACGGTGGGCGACGACAATGGTGGTGCGGCCGACGGCGGCGGAGTCGAGGGCCTCCTGGACGATTCGCTCCGATTCCGAGTCCAAAGCGCTGGTCGCCTCGTCCAGCAAGAGTATTTTGGGGGCTTTAATCAGCGCGCGAGCGATTGCAATTCTCTGCTTCTGTCCTCCTGACATTTGAACGCCCCTCTCCCCAAcctaattttaatattattaaattgcTCAATAATACAACATTTTTGTtgccaaatttttttattttttgaattttatataaaatacaattttattttaaaattttgacaagggGCAGACATTCGCCTTGCCACTACACACATAGTGcacattatattatatatatatatatgtatattgattaAATAAATGATATGATTCATGTGGTCAAAACTGGAGGTCAGTCTAGTAATTTTACATCGTAAACAGAAAGTACCTGGGTTTCATAACCCTGTGGCAACTGACAGATGAAGTTATGGGCGTTGGAGACTTTCGCCGCCGCAACCACCTCCTCTGTTCCGGCATCCTCTCTCCCGAAAAGTATGTTCTCTCTAATGGTGGTTGCGAAAAGCCCAGGTTCTTGGCTCACCAACCCCATCTGCGACCTCAGCCACTTTAACTGAACCTTCTCTATGTTCACGCCGTCCAGCAAGATCTCCCCGGCAAGTGGGTCGTAGAACCTCTGCAACAGCGCGATCGCCGTCGATTTCCCAGACCCACTTCCGCCTACCAGTGCCACCGTCTTCCCTGCCGGGATCTCTAAGCTGAAGCCATTGAAAATCATGGTTTCCGGCCTAGATGGGTACGCGAAGTGAACATTCTTGAACTGCACTTCCCCTGAAACGTCCGGTAAAATCTCGCCGCTGGTGTCGTCGGAATCGATCTCGGGTACTCTGTTTATCACCTCCATTATACGGTCTCCGGCGGAAGTGGCC
This Malania oleifera isolate guangnan ecotype guangnan chromosome 11, ASM2987363v1, whole genome shotgun sequence DNA region includes the following protein-coding sequences:
- the LOC131168541 gene encoding ABC transporter B family member 15-like produces the protein MGRNASIKDNRNGLSSIRSIFMHADDVDLLLMALGFLGAVGDGFSMPVVLVFTGKIMNNFGGGGSGGASIADTFEHKINKNSVILLYVALGTWFVCFLEGYCWAKTGERQAMRMRARYLKAVLRQDVGYFDLHVSSTSDVITSVSNDSLVIQDCISEKVPNFLMNAATFVGSYVVSFLMLWRLAIVGFPFVVLLIIPGLMYGRTLMDLSRKIREEYNKAGSIAEQAIFSVRTVYSFVRESKTIAEFSESLKGSVKLGLRMGLAKGLAIGSNGVTFAIWSFLCYYGSRLVMYHGAQGGTIFAVGAANALGGLALGQGLSNLKYFSEATSAGDRIMEVINRVPEIDSDDTSGEILPDVSGEVQFKNVHFAYPSRPETMIFNGFSLEIPAGKTVALVGGSGSGKSTAIALLQRFYDPLAGEILLDGVNIEKVQLKWLRSQMGLVSQEPGLFATTIRENILFGREDAGTEEVVAAAKVSNAHNFICQLPQGYETQVGERGVQMSGGQKQRIAIARALIKAPKILLLDEATSALDSESERIVQEALDSAAVGRTTIVVAHRLSTIRNAHLIAVVQNGRVAEIGSHDELTQIPDGLYNSLVRLQQNEPPQNSPSNDDDITHAAASFARSTSSRRHSAASSESSRRISMASRSSSANSVAAASQASYPDEGRAEEPLPVPSFWRLLLLNLPEWKLATVGCWCAVLFGAVQPIYAFTMGSMISVFFLVEHQKIKEQTMIYSFCFLGLAIFSLLVNIGQHYSFGAMGEYLTKRIRERMLSKMLTFEVGWFDQDENSSGAICSRLAKDANLVRSLVGDRTALLVQTASAVIIACTMGLVIAWRLALVMIAVQPLIIICFYARRVLMKSMSQKAIKAQEESSKLAAEAVSNLRIVTAFSSQSRILKMLAQVQEGPRREGARQSWYTGFGLGASQGLMLCTWALDFWYGGKLIAHGHITSKALLQTFMILVSTGRAIAEAGSMTSDLAKGSDAVGSVFAVLDRYTQIEPDDPEGYKPEKITGQVEIRDVHFAYPARPDVIVFSGFSIKIEAGKSTALVGQSGSGKSTIIGLIERFYDPIRGSIKIDGRDLRSYHLRSLRKHIALVSQEPTLFAGTIRENIAYGASEKVDEAEIVESARAANAHDFIAGLEKGYDTWCGDRGLQLSGGQKQRIAIARAIVKKPTVLLLDEATSALDGRSEKVVQEALERVMVGRTSVVVAHRLSTIQNCDTIAVLERGGKVVEKGTHSSLLAKGPKGAYYNLVTLQTRPYSKTTS